In Malus sylvestris chromosome 16, drMalSylv7.2, whole genome shotgun sequence, the following are encoded in one genomic region:
- the LOC126606324 gene encoding uncharacterized protein LOC126606324 isoform X1: protein MADPLKLEDPPSELALLLDSNHNNRHQAPEGECKDTQLDQTLQRLETFLTLLGFGQSSWSSLALSWTALVLLGVVLPVVVLEIFNCSDCDKYQVKGFELSIVASQAVLAAVSLLCISHCLRKYGIRRFLFVDRYSGRMVRFRNDYIKQIKGSLRLLIWWALPCFLLKTLREVIRMISVHHKSWWMSSAVLVALVLSWAYVSTITLTASILFHLVCNLQVIHFDDYGRLFERDSNVLLFMEEHIRLRYHLHKISHRFRMFLLVQFIIVTTSQFVTLLELTIYSGKITVINSGDFAVSTIVQVVGITISLHAATKISGRAQGITTVASRWHALMTCSSNNSSHNRSSDSLVNFEAANRLSSLHLSYSESDLESADYVHVPTNSQLASHMASYHKRQAFVLYLQTNHGGITIFGWMVDRDLLTTIFFIELSLITFVLGQTIAFSST from the exons ATGGCGGACCCTCTAAAACTAGAGGATCCGCCTTCCGAACTCGCCCTTCTTCTCGATTCAAATCACAACAACCGTCACCAAGCACCAGAAGGAGAATGCAAAGATACCCAATTGGACCAGACCCTCCAACGGCTAGAAACGTTTCTCACTCTATTGGGCTTCGGTCAATCTTCTTGGTCGAGCCTTGCGCTGTCCTGGACTGCTCTGGTTCTTCTTGGTGTTGTTCTCCCGGTGGTGGTGCTAGAGATATTCAACTGTTCGGACTGCGACAAGTATCAGGTTAAAGGGTTCGAGCTCAGTATCGTGGCATCGCAGGCGGTTCTGGCGGCGGTCTCTTTGCTCTGCATCTCTCACTGTCTTCGCAAGTATGGCATTCGGAGGTTCCTCTTTGTTGATCGCTATAGTGGCCGTATGGTTCGGTTTCGAAACGATTACATCAAGCAGATTAAG GGTTCTTTACGCCTGCTCATTTGGTGGGCGCTGCCATGTTTTCTTTTGAAAACTCTGCGAGAGGTCATCCGCATGATATCTGTCCATCACAAGTCATGGTGGATGTCATCTGCTGTATTAGTAGCTTTGGTTCTATCATGGGCTTATGTGAGTACAATCACTCTAACAGCCAGCATTTTGTTTCACTTGGTCTGCAACTTGCAAGTTATCCACTTCGATGATTATGGAAGGCTCTTCGAAAGGGATTCTAATGTGTTGCTATTTATGGAGGAGCATATTCGCCTGCGGTATCATCTCCATAAAATAAGCCATAGGTTCCGGATGTTCCTTCTTGTGCAGTTTATAATCGTCACCACAAGCCAGTTTGTGACTCTACTCGAGCTCACAATATACAGTGGAAAAATCACTGTCATAAACAGTGGCGATTTTGCA GTCTCCACAATTGTTCAGGTTGTTGGCATTACTATTTCCCTGCATGCAGCTACTAAAATTTCTGGTAGAGCCCAAGGTATAACGACAGTTGCCAGTAGATGGCATGCGTTAATGACATGCAGTTCTAACAATTCATCTCACAACAGAAGTTCAGACAGTTTGGTGAACTTTGAGGCCGCCAACAGATTGAGTTCACTGCATCTAAGTTACTCCGAGAGTGATTTGGAGTCAGCAGATTATGTTCACGTGCCTACAAATTCCCAGCTGGCTTCACATATGGCTTCATATCACAAGAGACAAGCTTTTG TGTTATACTTGCAAACCAATCACGGGGGGATAACGATTTTCGGATGGATGGTCGATAGAGACCTCCTCACCACGATCTTTTTCATCGAACTATCTCTGATTACCTTTGTTCTTGGTCAGACAATAGCTTTTTCGTCCACTTGA
- the LOC126606324 gene encoding uncharacterized protein LOC126606324 isoform X2 translates to MADPLKLEDPPSELALLLDSNHNNRHQAPEGECKDTQLDQTLQRLETFLTLLGFGQSSWSSLALSWTALVLLGVVLPVVVLEIFNCSDCDKYQVKGFELSIVASQAVLAAVSLLCISHCLRKYGIRRFLFVDRYSGRMVRFRNDYIKQIKGSLRLLIWWALPCFLLKTLREVIRMISVHHKSWWMSSAVLVALVLSWAYVSTITLTASILFHLVCNLQVIHFDDYGRLFERDSNVLLFMEEHIRLRYHLHKISHRFRMFLLVQFIIVTTSQFVTLLELTIYSGKITVINSGDFAVVGITISLHAATKISGRAQGITTVASRWHALMTCSSNNSSHNRSSDSLVNFEAANRLSSLHLSYSESDLESADYVHVPTNSQLASHMASYHKRQAFVLYLQTNHGGITIFGWMVDRDLLTTIFFIELSLITFVLGQTIAFSST, encoded by the exons ATGGCGGACCCTCTAAAACTAGAGGATCCGCCTTCCGAACTCGCCCTTCTTCTCGATTCAAATCACAACAACCGTCACCAAGCACCAGAAGGAGAATGCAAAGATACCCAATTGGACCAGACCCTCCAACGGCTAGAAACGTTTCTCACTCTATTGGGCTTCGGTCAATCTTCTTGGTCGAGCCTTGCGCTGTCCTGGACTGCTCTGGTTCTTCTTGGTGTTGTTCTCCCGGTGGTGGTGCTAGAGATATTCAACTGTTCGGACTGCGACAAGTATCAGGTTAAAGGGTTCGAGCTCAGTATCGTGGCATCGCAGGCGGTTCTGGCGGCGGTCTCTTTGCTCTGCATCTCTCACTGTCTTCGCAAGTATGGCATTCGGAGGTTCCTCTTTGTTGATCGCTATAGTGGCCGTATGGTTCGGTTTCGAAACGATTACATCAAGCAGATTAAG GGTTCTTTACGCCTGCTCATTTGGTGGGCGCTGCCATGTTTTCTTTTGAAAACTCTGCGAGAGGTCATCCGCATGATATCTGTCCATCACAAGTCATGGTGGATGTCATCTGCTGTATTAGTAGCTTTGGTTCTATCATGGGCTTATGTGAGTACAATCACTCTAACAGCCAGCATTTTGTTTCACTTGGTCTGCAACTTGCAAGTTATCCACTTCGATGATTATGGAAGGCTCTTCGAAAGGGATTCTAATGTGTTGCTATTTATGGAGGAGCATATTCGCCTGCGGTATCATCTCCATAAAATAAGCCATAGGTTCCGGATGTTCCTTCTTGTGCAGTTTATAATCGTCACCACAAGCCAGTTTGTGACTCTACTCGAGCTCACAATATACAGTGGAAAAATCACTGTCATAAACAGTGGCGATTTTGCA GTTGTTGGCATTACTATTTCCCTGCATGCAGCTACTAAAATTTCTGGTAGAGCCCAAGGTATAACGACAGTTGCCAGTAGATGGCATGCGTTAATGACATGCAGTTCTAACAATTCATCTCACAACAGAAGTTCAGACAGTTTGGTGAACTTTGAGGCCGCCAACAGATTGAGTTCACTGCATCTAAGTTACTCCGAGAGTGATTTGGAGTCAGCAGATTATGTTCACGTGCCTACAAATTCCCAGCTGGCTTCACATATGGCTTCATATCACAAGAGACAAGCTTTTG TGTTATACTTGCAAACCAATCACGGGGGGATAACGATTTTCGGATGGATGGTCGATAGAGACCTCCTCACCACGATCTTTTTCATCGAACTATCTCTGATTACCTTTGTTCTTGGTCAGACAATAGCTTTTTCGTCCACTTGA
- the LOC126608674 gene encoding lipoxygenase 6, chloroplastic-like, with translation MYVVKQPATAALKSTAAVDRRVNGSGNYVRVGKARVPRSGTRVKRHGSVRAVISGGDKASVEAATPLQSKGVNGLSSSSSGAGEIQVKAVVTIRKKMKEKIIEKIEDQWEFFVNGIGQGILIQLISEQVDPVTNAGKSVQSAVRGWLPKPVPSEYANIVEYAADFKVPSDFGCPGAIMVSNLQGKEFYLLEIVIHGFDGGPIFFPANTWIHSRKDNPGSRIIFKNQACLPAQTPPGLKDLRHEDLLSIRGNGKGTRKEHDRIYDYDVYNELGNPDKSEDLARPVLGGEERPYPRRCRTGRPPTKTDSHTESRIEKPHPVYVPRDETFEEIKQNAFSTGRLKALLHNLIPSLAVTLSSTDNPFECFSDIDDLYVDGVLMKWKEEKKEGKKLFLGSMVKEVFSAGERWLKYEIPAVIKMDRFSWLRDNEFARQTLAGVNPVNIEILKEFPILSKLDPAVYGPPASAITKELLEQEINGMSVDKAIEEKRLFILDHHDTYMPFIERMNALPGRKAYASRTVFFYTPTGIMRPIAIELSLPPLASSPQYKHVYTHGHHATTHWIWKLAKAHVCSNDAGIHQLVNHWLRTHACVEPYIIATHRQLSSMHPIFKLLHPHMRYTLEINALARQSLINGGGIIEASYNPGKYAMEISSAAYKEMWRFDMEALPADLLQRGMAVEDPSAPCGVKLVIEDYPYAADGLLVWSAIKEWVESYVGHYYSEPNSVTSDIELQQWWSEIKNKGHHDKRNEPWWPKLDTKEDLSGILTTIIWVASGQHAAINFGQYPFGGYVPNRPTIMRKLIPQEDGPDYEKFISNPQQTFLSSLATRLQATKIMAVQDTLSTHSPDEEYLGQVNPLESHWINDNEVMKLFNRFSDRLKEIDRTINLRNKDSSLKNRSGAGIPPYELLLPTSGPGVTGRGIPNSISI, from the exons ATGTATGTGGTGAAACAACCCGCCACTGCTGCTCTTAAGTCAACCGCTGCCGTTGACCGCCGGGTGAATGGGTCCGGGAACTACGTCAGGGTCGGGAAGGCACGGGTGCCCAGATCCGGGACACGGGTCAAGAGGCACGGATCAGTGAGAGCCGTGATCAGCGGCGGAGACAAGGCGTCCGTGGAGGCTGCGACGCCATTGCAGAGCAAAGGCGTTAATGGGTTgtcttcttcgtcttctggagctggAGAGATCCAGGTGAAAGCGGTGGTGACGatcaggaagaagatgaaggagaAGATCATAGAGAAGATTGAGGATCAGTGGGAGTTCTTTGTCAATGGGATTGGACAGGGGATTCTGATTCAGCTCATCAGTGAGCAAGTTGATCCTG TTACAAATGCAGGAAAGAGTGTCCAATCCGCCGTGAGAGGGTGGCTGCCAAAGCCGGTGCCCTCGGAGTATGCAAACATTGTTGAATATGCTGCTGACTTCAAAGTCCCATCCGACTTTGGCTGTCCTGGGGCAATTATGGTTTCCAATCTGCAGGGCAAAGAGTTCTACTTGTTGGagattgtcattcatggtttcgaCGGAGGCCCCATTTTCTTCCCTGCAAACACTTGGATCCATTCACGCAAAGATAATCCGGGAAGTAGAATTATCTTCAAAAATCAA GCATGTCTTCCTGCACAAACACCGCCGGGCCTTAAGGATCTTCGACATGAAGACTTACTCAGCATTCGGGGTAATGGGAAAGGCACGCGAAAGGAACATGATAGAATCTATGATTACGATGTTTACAACGAATTGGGAAATCCTGATAAGAGTGAAGATCTGGCCAGGCCGGTCCTTGGTGGCGAGGAGAGGCCTTATCCTAGGCGCTGTAGGACTGGCCGTCCTCCAACCAAGACAG ATTCTCATACCGAAAGTAGAATCGAAAAGCCTCATCCAGTTTATGTGCCTCGGGATGAGACTTTCGAGGAAATTAAGCAGAATGCTTTCTCCACTGGAAGATTGAAAGCTTTACTTCACAATCTCATACCATCTCTTGCTGTTACATTGTCAAGTACAGACAATCCTTTCGAGTGCTTCTCTGATATAGATGACCTATATGTTGACGGTGTCCTCATGAAATGGAAAGAGGAGAAGAAAGAAGGCAAGAAACTGTTTCTGGGCAGCATGGTGAAAGAGGTTTTTTCCGCTGGTGAAAGGTGGTTGAAATACGAAATCCCTGCTGTTATTAAAA TGGATAGATTCTCGTGGTTGCGCGATAATGAATTTGCACGCCAAACTTTAGCTGGGGTCAATCCAGTCAACATTGAGATTTTGAAG GAATTTCCGATTCTCAGCAAGCTAGATCCTGCTGTTTACGGTCCTCCCGCATCTGCTATCACAAAGGAATTGTTAGAGCAAGAAATCAATGGGATGAGTGTGGATAAG GCGATTGAGGAGAAGAGACTGTTTATACTTGATCACCATGACACATATATGCCATTTATTGAGAGGATGAACGCCTTGCCTGGGAGAAAAGCTTATGCCTCTAGGACGGTGTTCTTCTATACCCCTACTGGTATTATGAGGCCTATAGCCATTGAGCTTTCACTTCCACCTTTGGCTTCATCCCCGCAATATAAACATGTTTATACTCACGGGCATCATGCTACTACACATTGGATTTGGAAGCTAGCCAAAGCTCATGTTTGCTCAAATGATGCTGGCATTCATCAACTAGTCAATCACTG GTTGAGGACTCATGCTTGTGTCGAGCCATATATAATTGCGACTCATAGACAGCTTAGCTCAATGCACCCCATTTTCAAGCTACTCCACCCTCACATGCGCTACACTCTAGAAATCAACGCACTGGCGCGGCAAAGTTTGATAAACGGAGGGGGAATCATTGAGGCTTCTTATAATCCGGGAAAGTACGCCATGGAGATTAGCTCTGCAGCCTACAAGGAGATGTGGAGGTTTGACATGGAAGCATTACCAGCTGATCTTCTGCAAAG AGGCATGGCTGTGGAAGATCCTTCGGCTCCTTGTGGCGTGAAGCTCGTAATTGAGGACTATCCATACGCTGCGGATGGTCTCCTCGTATGGTCTGCTATAAAAGAATGGGTAGAATCATATGTAGGACACTACTACTCCGAGCCAAATTCTGTAACGTCTGACATTGAGCTCCAACAGTGGTGGAGTGAGATCAAGAATAAGGGTCACCACGACAAGCGAAATGAGCCTTGGTGGCCCAAACTCGATACCAAAGAGGACTTATCCGGTATACTTACAACGATTATTTGGGTCGCTTCAGGTCAACACGCAGCCATCAACTTCGGCCAGTACCCTTTTGGTGGTTATGTACCAAACCGTCCGACCATTATGAGAAAACTCATTCCGCAAGAAGACGGCCCTGATTACGAGAAGTTTATTTCTAACCCGCAGCAAACTTTTCTGTCTTCCTTGGCAACTAGACTTCAAGCCACCAAGATAATGGCCGTACAAGATACGCTCTCAACTCACTCCCCCGATGAAGAGTACTTGGGTCAGGTGAACCCGCTGGAATCCCATTGGATCAACGATAATGAAGTTATGAAGTTGTTCAATAGATTCTCTGATAGACTCAAGGAGATAGACCGGACCATTAACCTACGAAACAAAGATAGCAGTCTTAAAAACAGGAGTGGAGCTGGCATTCCGCCATACGAATTGCTGCTTCCCACCTCAGGCCCTGGAGTAACTGGCCGCGGAATCCCCAACAGCATTTCTATATGA